AAGAGTAAAGTACTCACCGTTTGTAGAACTTCATGATGCTGCAGCTTCGTTTGTGACGGACAAGAAGAAGTttgattttgataaaaaatatttactaaGAGACGATCCagatgacagaaagagagagaggctctCTGCTGACATCTGGTGGCTCGTCCTGAACACAAcactaaatgtttatttctttaaatgaaaatgactttttgatgCTCCAGAATTCAattctctatttctgtcttcaTCTCTGTGACTTTAAGAAACAGATCACTCACACCTATCTGGTTTAGTTGAAGTAAGAATATataaagtgatttttaaataaactctCCTTTAGTgaagttaaataaattaaatataagcCTCTATACTTCCAGACATCGTCTGTTAAAGAATTTGCATTTGACATCATTGCCTTATTccaaaaaacaatttaatggCACGAGTTTTTCCAGTTCCAGAAAAAAGGTGAGAATCAACAGCGAGGAAGTGAAAGTCTTTAGGAAGTCTCGAACATCTTCTTCCTGTCGGCTTTGTCCTCGATGTTCTTACGCCAGTCGCCGACCGCCTCGCCGGCCTGGAGGACGGACAGATTGATCAAAGTCATGCAGGAGTccacatttacaaaacacattaaagtaACCGAGACTCACCTCCTCCTTGACCTCCTTCTTGACCTGCTTCAGGTTGGCCCTCAGGTCCATGGTCACCTTGTGTTTCCCTCCCAGCAGAGCCTGCAGCATGGAGTCGGCTGACATGCGGACCTTCTTCAGGGCCGGCTTCTTCACTCCGGCCAACTCCACCACCTTCAGCTTCAGATCGTCGATCTGGAGGCACGGACGAGGCAGAACACACACTGAAGTACTCGAGTACTACTTTGACGAGAGGAGTAACGGATCATAAGGCGCACGGTTCGGATCGGATCACGGATCAGAGTCAcggatcggatcagcacaaaagaaaaaagggagcaaatataactttcagATCCCTGAAAAAGTTGTTTTGCTCAGTTCAGGTTCGAGTTCAAGATCTGTGAGATCAGTACGGATCACAGGTCGACAACGGACCGTTACGTGATTTCATACTTCATATTTgcactatatttatttaaatactttagtTACTTTTGCAGGGTCAGATtattaaaacagaatataatcaactgataaataatgtattgttatagATTTAACTACCAGCagaatataaagtcattaaaacgACCTTTAGCAGCTCCAAAAAcgtaatttaaatatatattattctgcaaaatgagtaaaaacacttttgtacCAAACTAGAATGATGCGTTAAAGGTTTACACTCTAACGGAGACGCGTCTCTACCTCTTTGTCGGCCTTTTCCACTTTGCCACCGGCGTCGTATCTCTCCTCATCGACCTTGTCGAGGGCCTGGTGCAGCTTTTTGCAGATTTCCTGTTGATATGAAAAGAGAGAACGagc
This is a stretch of genomic DNA from Anoplopoma fimbria isolate UVic2021 breed Golden Eagle Sablefish chromosome 19, Afim_UVic_2022, whole genome shotgun sequence. It encodes these proteins:
- the LOC129108603 gene encoding troponin I, fast skeletal muscle-like, whose protein sequence is MSEGKKMTSSRRHHVKSLILSIAAAWLEQEATENIAAKEAYMAEKCAIPDLSGDQASLMEICKKLHQALDKVDEERYDAGGKVEKADKEIDDLKLKVVELAGVKKPALKKVRMSADSMLQALLGGKHKVTMDLRANLKQVKKEVKEEAGEAVGDWRKNIEDKADRKKMFETS